The Lucilia cuprina isolate Lc7/37 chromosome 5, ASM2204524v1, whole genome shotgun sequence genome includes a window with the following:
- the LOC124420358 gene encoding uncharacterized protein LOC124420358, with the protein MLLENTEGFHYILINDISRFLKNQITMHCRKLLFYNSCLQYTHDAGTMDTHKMECGKIVTHMPTPQNNNLKFKNYQCQLDIPFVVYADFECILENIQTHME; encoded by the exons ATGCTTCTAGAGAATACTGAAggatttcattatattttaataaatgataTATCAAG atttttaaaaaaccaaattACTATGCATTGCCGCAAACTTCTTTTTTACAATAGTTGTTTGCAGTACACCCACGATGCTGGTACAATGGATACCCATAAAATGGAGTGTGGAAAAATAGTTACACATATGCCGACACCTCAAAATAATAATCTGAAATTTAAGAACTACCAATGTCAACTGGATATACCTTTTGTAGTATATGCAGATTTTGAATGTATATTAGAGAATATACAAACTCAT atGGAGTGA